A region from the Nonlabens sp. YIK11 genome encodes:
- a CDS encoding glycoside hydrolase family 3 N-terminal domain-containing protein, with protein sequence MKKRIIDFGILAVAITALIISCASMTSNTKANSDYILYKDASAPIEDRVDDLMKRMSLEDKVYQMCQYVGLEHMKEAEAKLTPEQLDKNDALGFYPGVRSDSVARLTEAGHIGSFLHVVTAEEANYLQRLAQKSPLQIPLLIGIDAIHGNGLVSGSTIYPSPISQAATFADDLVKEGSRQTALEMRASGMHWSFTPNIDVLRDPRWGRTGETYGEDPYLVGNMGIAAITGLQSDDYAGSDHVIACAKHLIAGSSSINGLNASPTDVSKRTLFEIFLPPWKRAVKEANVYSIMAAHNEVAGMPGHMDKFMMTELMRDRWGFEGFYVSDWNDVSRIDLWHHVAKDFKQAVEFSVDAGMDMNMHGPTFDKHVIALVKEGSLPMSRVDEACRKILTTKFKMGLFENPFVDEENVENVAFAKAHQQNALEQARRSIVLLKNDKNILPLKSSGKIFITGPNADNQTTLGDWVSPQPEENVVTMYEGIKEIGEANGYSVDYFDSGDRSKEITDENIDKAAQRASSADMTILVLGENSFRHDWPRKTTGENIDRATLKLSGNQLKLANKILDLGKPVIVVYVSGSPIAEPELEERASAVLNTWESGAFAGTATAEILFGKINPSGKLPLTIPRSVGQLQMVYNHKPTAYIHKYNTEKKVPLHRFGQGLSYTTFEMGAPSISKTSFSSKDDKIEVTVDVKNTGKMDGEEVVQVYVRDNISSFTRPVKELKGYKRVAIDAGASKKVTIELDADAFALYDRDYNYVIEEGDFTIMVGNSSDDKVLQEVNVTASNSITLEKAN encoded by the coding sequence GAAGATCGAGTAGATGATCTTATGAAGCGTATGAGTCTGGAAGATAAAGTGTATCAAATGTGTCAGTACGTAGGACTGGAACACATGAAAGAGGCCGAAGCAAAGCTTACTCCAGAACAGCTGGATAAAAACGATGCTTTAGGCTTCTATCCAGGTGTACGCAGCGATAGTGTCGCACGATTGACTGAGGCCGGTCATATAGGTTCGTTCCTTCACGTTGTAACTGCAGAAGAGGCCAACTATCTACAACGACTTGCCCAAAAATCACCTTTGCAAATTCCGTTATTGATCGGAATCGACGCGATTCACGGTAATGGTTTGGTAAGTGGTTCTACCATCTACCCATCACCTATTTCACAGGCAGCGACTTTTGCAGATGATTTGGTCAAGGAAGGTAGTCGTCAAACCGCCCTAGAAATGAGAGCCAGTGGTATGCACTGGTCCTTTACACCTAACATTGACGTATTGCGCGATCCACGTTGGGGTCGCACCGGTGAGACGTATGGAGAAGATCCATATCTTGTTGGCAACATGGGAATTGCCGCCATTACAGGATTGCAATCAGATGATTATGCAGGTTCAGACCACGTGATCGCCTGTGCCAAACACCTCATCGCTGGTAGTTCATCCATCAATGGGCTTAACGCCTCACCTACTGATGTTTCTAAGCGCACCCTTTTTGAAATCTTCCTACCACCATGGAAACGTGCCGTAAAAGAAGCTAACGTCTACAGCATCATGGCGGCCCACAACGAGGTTGCCGGTATGCCAGGTCACATGGACAAGTTCATGATGACAGAGTTGATGCGCGACCGTTGGGGATTTGAAGGGTTTTACGTGAGCGACTGGAACGACGTTTCCCGCATCGATTTATGGCACCATGTCGCCAAAGACTTTAAACAAGCCGTAGAATTTTCTGTGGATGCTGGAATGGACATGAACATGCACGGCCCAACCTTTGACAAGCACGTGATCGCTTTGGTTAAGGAAGGTAGTCTGCCTATGTCCAGAGTTGACGAGGCTTGCCGCAAGATCTTGACCACTAAGTTCAAGATGGGATTGTTTGAGAATCCTTTTGTAGATGAAGAAAATGTTGAGAATGTCGCTTTCGCGAAAGCGCACCAACAAAACGCCCTGGAACAAGCCAGAAGATCCATCGTATTGCTTAAAAACGATAAGAACATCCTGCCGTTGAAATCTAGCGGAAAGATTTTCATTACAGGACCCAATGCAGATAATCAAACGACATTGGGCGACTGGGTATCACCACAGCCAGAAGAGAACGTAGTCACTATGTATGAAGGAATCAAGGAAATAGGCGAGGCAAACGGCTACAGCGTTGATTACTTTGACAGCGGCGACCGTTCCAAAGAGATTACTGACGAGAATATTGATAAGGCTGCCCAGAGAGCAAGCAGTGCAGATATGACGATTTTGGTTTTGGGAGAAAACTCCTTCCGTCATGACTGGCCTCGTAAGACCACTGGAGAGAACATAGATCGCGCTACTTTGAAACTATCAGGGAACCAGCTGAAGTTGGCTAATAAAATTCTTGATCTAGGTAAGCCCGTCATAGTCGTCTATGTTTCAGGAAGTCCTATTGCAGAACCAGAACTGGAAGAACGCGCCAGCGCCGTATTGAACACCTGGGAAAGTGGTGCTTTTGCAGGTACCGCCACAGCAGAAATTCTATTTGGAAAAATCAACCCATCTGGAAAACTTCCACTAACGATTCCGCGTAGTGTAGGTCAATTGCAAATGGTGTACAACCACAAACCAACAGCGTACATCCATAAGTATAATACGGAGAAAAAGGTACCGCTACACCGTTTTGGTCAAGGATTGAGCTACACCACTTTTGAAATGGGCGCACCTAGTATTTCTAAAACATCATTCTCCAGTAAGGATGACAAAATTGAGGTTACCGTCGATGTCAAGAATACCGGTAAAATGGATGGTGAAGAAGTGGTACAGGTTTATGTTCGTGACAACATAAGCTCTTTCACAAGACCCGTAAAAGAACTTAAAGGTTACAAAAGAGTAGCCATAGACGCTGGAGCTTCTAAAAAAGTAACCATCGAGCTAGATGCAGACGCATTTGCACTTTATGATCGTGATTACAACTATGTCATTGAAGAAGGAGATTTTACCATCA